One genomic window of Vicia villosa cultivar HV-30 ecotype Madison, WI unplaced genomic scaffold, Vvil1.0 ctg.000456F_1_1, whole genome shotgun sequence includes the following:
- the LOC131628483 gene encoding uncharacterized protein LOC131628483 produces the protein MDTPIDTVKEAKRHTHTYSFFREPLTALEGLSSLMTAFCLKSFTDNYGNILTLLETVVETPALQTLMQFYDPEMRCFTFQDYQLAPTLEEYSIILNLKVKDEVPFIDVPKEVNFKLIAAALYLSIKVSDNWKSNEGVSGFSLKFLVRKAKEEFKKKNWNAYNALLAVAIYGIVMFQNVPNFVGSAAVHIFMGKNPIPTLLADTYYAVNSRYEKRGGAITCCLQLLFIWFLSLLPSKGPFVKTRDTLKWTHRIMSLTSYDIQWQKYRINVSEVIVGCGKFDNVPLVGTRGCINYNPVVSLRQLGYTLKDKPADHLIAETVYFEKGSDPEKLKGIIVVWKKIRKHNGAHLGKKESLALTPYVEWIIKRVGNLLLPYDRVAPLQKQPPLILSEFVPTELYKDALVTNYRLHEREQETNLKFFEERDAKMRLMHQLKQVESASSSQASTRRRPYELLEEDLHHKQQECLQLQRSESSLKRQKRDSDKQLAEEKAKTARLEEELRRLRAQRRGDGGVHSVARRS, from the coding sequence ATGGATACTCCCATTGATACTGTCAAGGAAGCAAAGAGACATACGCACACCTACAGCTTCTTCCGAGAGCCATTGACCGCATTAGAGGGTTTGAGTTCGTTAATGACCGCTTTCTGCCTGAAGAGTTTCACGGATAATTATGGGAATATTTTGACTTTGTTGGAAACCGTGGTTGAGACACCTGCTTTGCAAACTTTGATGCAATTCTATGATCCTGAAATGAGGTGTTTCACGTTCCAGGATTACCAGTTGGCTCCGACATTGGAAGAGTACTCTATCATTCTTAATCTCAAGGTAAAAGACGAAGTGCCATTCATCGATGTTCCAAAAGAAGTGAATTTCAAGTTGATCGCTgccgctctttatttgagcataaaagtATCTGATAATTGGAAGTCGAATGAAGGTGTCTCAGGGTTCTCTTTGAAGTTCTTGGTGAGAAAAGCTAAAGAAGAATTTAAGAAAAAGAATTGGAACGCGTACAATGCATTGCTTGCTGTGGCTATTTACGGGATTGTGATGTTCCAAAATGTTCCCAATTTTGTAGGCTCGGCCGCGGTACACATCTTCATGGGAAAGAATCCTATCCCTACATTGTTGGCCGATACTTATTATGCTGTTAATTCCCGATATGAGAAACGTGGTGGTGCCATCACTTGTTGCCTTCAGTTGTTGTTCATCTGGTTCCTCTCTTTGTTGCCCAGCAAAGGACCTTTTGTGAAGACAAGGGATACGCTCAAGTGGACACACAGGATTATGTCACTTACTTCTTATGATATTCAGTGGCAAAAGTATCGAATTAACGTTTCTGAAGTGATTGTTGGGTGTGGTAAGTTCGATAATGTTCCTTTGGTTGGTACTAGAGGTTGCATCAATTACAATCCCGTGGTATCCTTGCGTCAGTTGGGGTATACGTTGAAAGATAAGCCGGCGGATCACTTGATAGCGGAGACAGTCTATTTTGAGAAGGGGTCGGATCCAGAAAAGTTGAAGGGGATAATTGTGGTTTGGAAGAAGATCCGTAAGCATAACGGAGCCCATTTAGGGAAGAAGGAATCACTCGCTTTGACaccgtatgttgaatggattataAAACGGGTTGGAAACTTGTTACTGCCATATGATAGGGTTGCACCacttcaaaagcaacctcctttgaTTCTATCTGAATTTGTGCCAACAGAACTTTACAAGGATGCTCTGGTTACCAACTACAGGTTGCATGAAAGAGAGCAAGAGAccaatttgaagttctttgaaGAGAGAGATGCAAAGATGAGGTTGATGCACCAGCTCAAGCAAGTCGAAAGCGCAAGTTCAAGTCAAGCTAGTACCCGGAGGCGTCCCTATGAGTTGCTAGAGGAAGATTTGCACCACAAGCAGCAAGAGTGTCTACAGTTACAGAGATCAGAGAGTAGTCTCAAGAGGCAGAAACGGGATTCGGATAAACAGCTAGCAGAAGAGAAGGCTAAGACTGCTCGACTTGAAGAAGAACTAAGAAGACTCCGAGCCCAACGGAGAGGAGATGGAGGAGTTCATTCTGTTGCCAGACGATCCTAG